One stretch of Candidatus Zixiibacteriota bacterium DNA includes these proteins:
- a CDS encoding flavodoxin family protein, producing the protein MSKAVAINGSPRKQKGNTAMLLTPLIQGMKDAGCDVELFYARDLKVRSCNCSNMYCWYQKPGTCCLKDDMDSLYPRLREAEILILATPVYIPLPGEMQNIINRLCPLIKPLLETRQGRTHARFHADVKIRKILLVSTGGWWEKGNFGTVVRIAEELAEDASVEFAGAVIRPHAFLMKKEGKLTREGEAVVEAARKAGEELVQNGAISQETFEAISRPLISEEELGRIYNDLIK; encoded by the coding sequence ATGAGTAAAGCAGTTGCTATTAACGGTAGTCCACGCAAACAAAAAGGGAATACCGCAATGCTTCTTACGCCATTGATTCAGGGAATGAAAGATGCCGGTTGTGATGTCGAATTGTTTTATGCCAGGGACCTAAAGGTCAGGTCCTGCAATTGCAGCAATATGTACTGCTGGTATCAAAAACCCGGCACCTGTTGCCTTAAAGATGATATGGATTCGCTTTATCCCCGGTTGCGGGAGGCCGAAATCCTGATTCTAGCTACCCCGGTTTATATCCCCCTGCCCGGGGAGATGCAAAATATCATCAATAGGCTTTGCCCTTTAATTAAACCCTTGCTCGAGACTCGCCAAGGTCGAACACACGCCAGATTTCATGCGGATGTGAAAATCAGAAAAATCTTGCTGGTGTCCACAGGCGGATGGTGGGAAAAAGGAAATTTTGGAACGGTGGTGAGAATAGCCGAAGAACTGGCTGAAGATGCCAGCGTTGAATTCGCAGGAGCAGTGATCAGACCCCATGCCTTCCTGATGAAAAAAGAAGGTAAACTTACCAGGGAGGGGGAGGCTGTTGTTGAAGCCGCCAGGAAAGCCGGCGAGGAATTGGTACAAAACGGAGCAATAAGTCAGGAAACATTCGAAGCCATAAGCCGTCCTCTTATCTCCGAGGAAGAACTCGGGCGCATATACAACGATTTGATAAAATGA